One window of Chionomys nivalis chromosome 18, mChiNiv1.1, whole genome shotgun sequence genomic DNA carries:
- the LOC130890171 gene encoding late cornified envelope protein 3D-like, protein MSYQQNQKQCQPPPKCPSPKCPPKSTAQCLPAASSCCATSSGGCSVPSSEGGCFLSHHRRRSHRCRRRSSSSCDRGSSCDRGSSCDRGSGQKSGGSGCGHSSGGCC, encoded by the coding sequence ATGTCCTACCAGCAGAACCAGAAGCAGTGCCAGCCTCCTCCCAAGTGCCCCTCCCCCAAGTGCCCCCCAAAGAGCACAGCACAGTGTCTGCCTGCAGCCTCCTCCTGCTGTGCTACAAGCTCTGGGGGCTGCAGTGTCCCCAGCTCTGAGGGAGGCTGCTTCCTGAGCCACCACAGGCGCAGGTCCCACAGATGCAGGCGCAGGAGCTCCAGTTCCTGTGACCGTGGCAGCTCCTGTGACCGTGGCAGCTCCTGTGACCGTGGCAGTGGCCAAAAGTCTGGGGGCTCAGGCTGTGGCCACAGCTCTGGGGGCTGCTGCTGA